One window from the genome of Breoghania sp. L-A4 encodes:
- a CDS encoding TrkH family potassium uptake protein, producing MFDFRPILLVIGVLLATLGCAMMVPAIVDLAAANDDWRIFAASSLLTMMVGGSLWAGSRGAPAELTLRQAFVMTASVWVALSAFGALPLLWSGIVPSYTDAFFEAMSGLTTTGATVIVGLDYAPPGVLFWRAILQWLGGLGIIVMAISVLPMLRVGGMQLFKAEAFDAPEKILPRATQISGIMTLIFIALTTLCAALYYIAGMQLTDAIMHAMTTVATGGFSSKDASIGHFDSAFIDWIAIVFMCGGSLPFMLYIKTLQGEPGSLFRDSQVRMFFILLAGFILTIWLYEHATGVHDGLDGLRYAAFNVVSIMTGTGYANADYNAWGPFSAGLFFVVMFIGGCAGSTSCGIKVFRIQVVFANLAQHLNRTIYPNGVFVPRFNGRQLGDNVIAAVQSFVFLYIFCFAALAIALNMTGLDDLTAISGAATAISNVGPGLGEIIGPAGNFQPLNDTAKWLLSFGMLLGRLELFTVLVLFIPQFWRM from the coding sequence TTGTTCGATTTCAGGCCGATCCTGCTGGTGATCGGCGTTCTGCTGGCCACGCTCGGCTGCGCCATGATGGTGCCGGCAATCGTCGATCTGGCCGCTGCGAACGATGACTGGCGCATTTTCGCCGCGTCGTCCCTTCTGACCATGATGGTCGGCGGCAGCCTGTGGGCGGGATCACGCGGTGCCCCGGCGGAGCTGACCCTTCGGCAGGCCTTTGTCATGACGGCCTCCGTCTGGGTGGCGCTGTCGGCCTTCGGGGCGTTGCCGCTGTTGTGGTCCGGCATCGTGCCGAGCTACACGGATGCCTTCTTCGAAGCGATGTCCGGGCTGACCACCACCGGCGCGACCGTGATCGTCGGGCTCGATTACGCGCCGCCGGGCGTGCTGTTCTGGCGCGCCATCCTGCAGTGGCTGGGCGGCCTCGGTATCATCGTCATGGCGATCTCCGTGCTGCCGATGCTGCGTGTCGGCGGCATGCAGCTTTTCAAGGCGGAGGCCTTCGACGCGCCCGAGAAGATCCTGCCGCGCGCCACTCAGATTTCCGGCATCATGACGCTGATCTTCATCGCACTGACCACCCTTTGTGCCGCGCTGTACTACATCGCCGGAATGCAACTGACCGACGCCATCATGCATGCGATGACCACGGTCGCGACTGGCGGGTTCTCGTCGAAGGATGCGTCGATCGGGCACTTCGACAGCGCGTTCATTGACTGGATCGCCATCGTCTTCATGTGCGGCGGCTCGCTGCCGTTCATGCTCTATATCAAGACCCTGCAGGGGGAGCCCGGATCGCTGTTTCGCGACTCGCAGGTGCGGATGTTCTTCATCCTGCTGGCCGGCTTCATTCTCACGATCTGGCTCTACGAGCATGCCACCGGGGTGCATGACGGGCTCGACGGGCTGCGCTACGCGGCCTTCAACGTCGTCTCGATCATGACCGGCACCGGCTACGCCAATGCGGATTACAACGCCTGGGGACCGTTCTCGGCTGGACTGTTTTTCGTGGTGATGTTCATTGGCGGCTGCGCCGGATCCACGTCATGCGGCATCAAGGTCTTCCGCATCCAGGTGGTTTTCGCGAACCTCGCCCAGCACCTCAACCGCACGATCTATCCCAATGGCGTCTTCGTGCCGCGGTTCAATGGCCGGCAATTGGGCGACAACGTCATCGCCGCCGTCCAGAGCTTCGTGTTTCTCTACATCTTCTGCTTTGCCGCGCTGGCGATCGCGCTCAACATGACCGGTCTGGACGATTTGACCGCGATCTCCGGCGCCGCAACGGCAATTTCCAATGTCGGTCCGGGCCTTGGAGAAATCATCGGCCCGGCTGGCAATTTTCAGCCCCTGAACGACACCGCCAAATGGCTGCTGTCGTTCGGCATGTTGCTGGGACGGCTGGAACTGTTCACCGTCCTGGTGCTGTTCATCCCGCAATTCTGGCGGATGTGA
- a CDS encoding thermonuclease family protein — MPRAGKAVVFGALVLAAGAALLLARAPETPAPQQNTPEEPKASAIGQPASLDLTPQTAGFGETVSPARRDVTPESMTKGPTVTGPLVRIEDAKPERPKRPPPPKTMRLHPVVVVDGGTLRHDQMTVQLAGVRPLALDARCGGGDGWPCGRLARTALRRLIRGRSVSCEREDGTAMTGALVTARCRIIRRDISDWLIEQGWATPADDANDAAARLLAAAREAGRGQWRVKQLAAEETTPLPDPAQTTLEGVDLDVPEIEGSPFDFGGIEPATERPVVQLPIPGLPPSQWGVPDPIETRPGSLRPGGLNPAGSVQPGAALPTLRLPQ; from the coding sequence ATGCCGCGCGCAGGCAAAGCTGTTGTTTTCGGAGCGCTCGTGCTCGCCGCCGGGGCGGCGCTGCTCCTGGCGCGCGCGCCCGAGACGCCCGCGCCTCAGCAGAACACCCCGGAAGAGCCCAAGGCTTCCGCGATCGGACAACCAGCGTCCCTCGATCTCACCCCGCAAACGGCCGGGTTCGGCGAGACAGTCTCGCCGGCGCGCCGCGATGTGACGCCCGAGAGCATGACCAAGGGCCCAACCGTGACCGGCCCCCTGGTGCGCATCGAAGACGCCAAGCCAGAACGGCCCAAGCGCCCGCCGCCGCCGAAGACCATGCGGCTTCATCCCGTGGTGGTGGTGGATGGCGGCACCCTGCGTCACGATCAGATGACGGTGCAGTTGGCGGGCGTGCGGCCATTGGCGCTCGACGCGCGATGCGGCGGCGGTGATGGCTGGCCCTGCGGACGCCTGGCGCGGACGGCGCTGCGACGGCTGATCCGCGGCCGCTCCGTGTCATGCGAACGCGAAGACGGCACGGCGATGACGGGCGCATTGGTCACGGCGCGCTGCCGCATCATCCGGCGCGACATCTCCGACTGGCTGATCGAACAGGGTTGGGCGACGCCAGCGGATGACGCCAACGATGCCGCGGCAAGATTGCTGGCGGCGGCGCGCGAAGCCGGACGCGGACAATGGCGCGTGAAACAGCTCGCCGCGGAGGAGACCACGCCCCTGCCCGATCCGGCGCAAACGACGCTCGAGGGCGTCGATCTCGATGTGCCTGAGATTGAAGGATCGCCTTTCGATTTCGGCGGCATCGAACCGGCGACGGAGCGTCCGGTCGTGCAACTGCCGATCCCCGGACTGCCGCCATCCCAATGGGGCGTGCCCGATCCCATTGAAACACGGCCCGGCAGCCTCCGCCCCGGCGGCCTCAATCCGGCGGGATCGGTTCAACCGGGCGCGGCGCTTCCGACCCTGCGCCTGCCGCAATAG
- a CDS encoding MATE family efflux transporter, producing the protein MTERRRAVRAFDVSNRDVLALAIPMTLAYLSTPILGVVDTAVIGQLGSAALVGGIAVGGILFDLVFTTFNFLRSGTTGLTAQAYGSGETREIKAGLLRALIIAGVLGLATIALQIPMIEVGLRLLGGSDAVQEATRSYFGIRIYSAPFTLANYAILGWLLGQGRAKTGLLIQTWLNGINIVLSIVFVMGLSWGVAGVALATVISEIATVAFGGLFVWHTFAKGPMPSRARVFNRTRILKMVAVNRDIMIRSFSLLFAFAFFTARGAAQGDVVLAANAILEKFFIVGGYFLDGFATAAETIVGRAIGGRHRPAFDRAVKLTVLWGFVLAGAAAVVFWYGGPWLIDLMTTHEGTRETARVYLVWAALTPLAGVLAFEMDGVFIGATWSRDMRNMMLLSLVAYLATYAVAFPLWGNHGLWLSLEVLLGIRGLSLAFMSRVRAREVFAA; encoded by the coding sequence ATGACCGAACGCCGCCGCGCCGTGCGCGCTTTTGACGTGAGCAACCGCGACGTGCTGGCGCTGGCCATCCCGATGACGCTCGCCTATCTGTCGACGCCGATCCTCGGCGTGGTCGACACCGCCGTGATCGGGCAGCTCGGCTCGGCCGCGCTGGTCGGCGGCATCGCGGTCGGCGGCATTCTCTTCGATCTCGTCTTCACCACCTTCAATTTCCTGCGCTCGGGCACCACGGGGCTGACGGCACAGGCGTATGGCAGCGGAGAGACCCGGGAGATCAAGGCGGGCCTCTTGCGCGCGCTGATCATCGCCGGCGTGCTCGGCCTCGCCACCATCGCGCTGCAGATCCCGATGATCGAGGTCGGCCTGAGGCTTCTGGGCGGCAGCGATGCCGTGCAGGAGGCGACGCGCAGCTATTTCGGCATCCGCATCTATTCGGCGCCCTTCACGCTGGCCAATTACGCCATTCTCGGCTGGCTGCTGGGTCAGGGACGCGCCAAGACGGGACTGCTGATCCAGACGTGGCTCAACGGCATCAACATCGTGCTCAGCATCGTCTTCGTCATGGGGCTGAGCTGGGGCGTGGCCGGTGTGGCGCTGGCAACGGTGATCAGCGAGATCGCAACGGTGGCCTTCGGCGGGCTGTTCGTCTGGCACACGTTCGCCAAGGGTCCGATGCCCTCACGCGCCAGGGTGTTCAACCGCACACGGATCCTCAAGATGGTGGCGGTCAACCGCGACATCATGATCCGCTCCTTCTCGCTGCTCTTCGCCTTCGCCTTCTTCACGGCGCGCGGCGCGGCGCAGGGCGACGTGGTGCTGGCGGCCAACGCCATCCTGGAGAAATTCTTCATCGTTGGCGGCTATTTCCTCGACGGCTTCGCCACCGCAGCCGAAACCATCGTCGGGCGCGCCATCGGCGGGCGCCACCGCCCCGCCTTTGATCGCGCCGTGAAGCTGACCGTACTGTGGGGCTTCGTCCTGGCCGGAGCTGCGGCGGTGGTGTTCTGGTACGGCGGACCGTGGCTGATCGATCTCATGACCACCCATGAGGGCACCCGTGAGACCGCCCGCGTCTATCTCGTCTGGGCGGCGCTGACGCCGCTTGCCGGCGTGCTGGCCTTCGAGATGGACGGCGTGTTCATCGGCGCGACCTGGTCGCGCGACATGCGCAACATGATGCTGCTGTCGCTCGTCGCCTATCTGGCAACCTATGCCGTGGCCTTCCCGCTTTGGGGAAACCACGGCCTATGGCTGTCGCTGGAAGTACTGCTCGGCATCCGCGGCCTGTCGCTCGCCTTCATGAGCCGCGTGCGGGCCCGCGAGGTCTTCGCCGCCTGA
- a CDS encoding DUF4424 family protein gives MIDLRAASSAIIVAAGLVSVLPALANDSSASIVAGGVVLGTTDAVRIASEGLYVSAERIDVDYVFENITDRDVTVQMAFPLPDVDARNVYGTWPEQAESTRFINFATSIDGRPVVTREIVEIIGADGRPITDIFRREGFPLAPYSSAWGDDIETGTPEAEARMARLAELGLLSADGRPDWTTRISFVWEAIFPARRTVEVSHSYKPVAGSFFFTPEVDNFESWYRARYCASAGEWRSLNRVAGRKQEYRLISEVGYALKPGANWAGPIGRFHLTLDKGHPKNLITLCFKGDLKKTAPTRFEFEAFDYTPREDILFAIMNTTIGD, from the coding sequence ATGATCGATTTGCGCGCCGCCAGTTCGGCAATCATTGTGGCTGCGGGACTTGTGTCTGTCCTGCCGGCGCTGGCCAACGACAGCTCCGCCAGCATCGTTGCAGGTGGCGTCGTGCTGGGGACGACAGATGCGGTGCGCATCGCCAGCGAGGGCCTCTATGTCTCCGCCGAGCGGATCGACGTCGACTACGTCTTCGAAAACATCACCGATCGCGACGTGACCGTGCAAATGGCGTTTCCGCTGCCCGATGTCGACGCGCGCAACGTCTACGGCACCTGGCCGGAGCAGGCCGAGAGCACCCGCTTCATCAATTTCGCCACCAGCATCGACGGCCGGCCGGTGGTGACGCGCGAGATCGTCGAGATCATAGGCGCCGACGGACGGCCGATCACCGACATTTTCCGGCGCGAAGGCTTTCCGCTGGCGCCCTATTCCTCCGCCTGGGGCGACGACATCGAGACCGGCACACCGGAGGCCGAAGCGCGCATGGCCCGCCTTGCGGAACTCGGGCTGCTGTCGGCGGATGGCCGGCCTGACTGGACGACGCGGATCTCCTTCGTCTGGGAAGCGATCTTTCCGGCCCGACGCACGGTCGAGGTCTCGCACAGCTACAAGCCGGTGGCGGGCAGCTTCTTCTTCACGCCGGAGGTGGACAATTTCGAGAGCTGGTACCGCGCGCGCTACTGCGCGTCCGCCGGCGAATGGCGCAGCCTGAACCGGGTGGCGGGGCGCAAGCAGGAATACCGGCTGATCAGCGAGGTCGGCTATGCGCTGAAACCCGGCGCCAATTGGGCCGGCCCGATCGGCCGCTTTCACCTGACCCTCGACAAGGGCCACCCGAAGAACCTCATTACCTTGTGCTTCAAGGGGGACCTGAAGAAGACCGCGCCCACGCGCTTCGAATTCGAAGCCTTCGATTACACGCCGCGCGAAGACATCCTGTTCGCGATCATGAACACCACCATCGGCGACTGA
- a CDS encoding DUF952 domain-containing protein, with protein MTLIYKICPKDMWDEAVAAGRFDGAPVDLADGFIHFSTGEQAVETAAKHFAGQDGLVLVALESDALGAALKWEPSRGGALFPHLYAPLDPAKALWVKPLPVNASGVHTFPELGA; from the coding sequence GTGACGCTGATCTACAAGATTTGCCCCAAGGACATGTGGGACGAGGCGGTTGCCGCAGGGCGGTTCGACGGCGCGCCGGTCGATCTGGCGGACGGGTTCATTCATTTCTCAACCGGCGAGCAGGCCGTCGAGACCGCCGCCAAGCATTTCGCGGGACAGGACGGGCTGGTCCTGGTGGCGCTGGAGAGCGACGCACTGGGTGCAGCATTGAAATGGGAACCCTCTCGCGGCGGAGCGCTGTTTCCGCATCTTTACGCTCCGCTCGACCCCGCAAAGGCGCTGTGGGTCAAGCCGCTGCCGGTCAACGCCTCCGGCGTTCACACGTTCCCGGAGCTGGGCGCATGA
- the apaG gene encoding Co2+/Mg2+ efflux protein ApaG, whose translation MYRSLTRGIQVTVEPVYLEDESAPAENHYFWAYTVEIVNQGTEPVQLRARHWKITDALGRVEEVRGAGVVGEEPRLEPGERFEYTSGCPLATASGFMIGSYQMEGADGEAFSVDIPAFSLDLPDAPRVLN comes from the coding sequence ATGTACCGTTCGCTCACCCGCGGGATACAAGTCACCGTCGAACCGGTGTATCTGGAAGACGAATCCGCACCCGCGGAAAACCACTATTTCTGGGCTTACACGGTCGAGATCGTCAATCAGGGGACCGAGCCCGTGCAGTTGCGCGCGCGGCACTGGAAAATCACCGACGCGCTGGGGCGCGTGGAAGAAGTGCGCGGCGCAGGCGTTGTCGGCGAAGAGCCGCGGCTGGAGCCGGGAGAGCGCTTCGAGTATACCTCCGGCTGTCCGCTGGCCACCGCATCGGGCTTCATGATCGGTTCCTATCAGATGGAAGGCGCGGACGGCGAGGCCTTCTCGGTGGATATTCCGGCCTTCTCCCTCGATTTGCCCGACGCTCCCCGGGTCCTGAACTAA
- a CDS encoding lysine--tRNA ligase has protein sequence MTVQSLPPLDLSPEITAAAKTSKAWPFEEARKLVKRVEKRADGKTVLFETGYGPSGLPHIGTFGEVARTTMVRHAFRVLTEDRFPTRLLCFSDDMDGMRKIPDNVPDKSFLEPHLHKPLSAVPNPFEGEYDSFGAHNNAMLRRFLDTFGFDYEFASATEYYKAGKFDAILLKAAEKYQAIMDVMLPTLGAERQATYSPFLPISPTSGRVLYVPMKEVNAKDGTVTFEGEDGRDMTLPITGGNVKLQWKPDFGARWAALDVDFEMFGKDHLANAPIYDRICEILGGTAPDHFVYELFLDENGEKISKSKGNGLTIDEWLTYASPESLSLYMFQKPRSAKKLYFDVIPKAADEYFTFAQKYPDQPVEQQLGNPVWHIHSGNVPAIDMPVPFAMLLNLVSASNAENKDVLWAFISRYAPGETPETNPELDRLVGYAIRYFDDFVMPAKTFKQPDEVERQALSDLDAKLASLPADADGATIQDAILDVARAIERYQDPKKTGPDGGPGVSVVWFSSLYQLLLGQEKGPRFGSFVALYGIDETRALIAKCLAGELG, from the coding sequence ATGACCGTGCAATCCCTGCCGCCGCTCGACTTGTCGCCTGAGATCACCGCCGCAGCCAAGACCTCCAAGGCCTGGCCGTTTGAAGAGGCGCGCAAGCTGGTCAAACGGGTGGAGAAACGCGCGGACGGCAAGACGGTTCTGTTTGAAACCGGCTACGGTCCGTCGGGGTTGCCGCATATCGGGACGTTCGGCGAGGTCGCCCGCACGACCATGGTGCGCCATGCCTTTCGCGTTCTCACGGAAGACAGGTTTCCCACCCGGCTTCTGTGCTTTTCCGACGACATGGACGGTATGCGCAAGATCCCGGACAATGTGCCGGACAAGAGCTTTCTCGAGCCGCATCTGCACAAGCCGCTGAGCGCCGTACCCAACCCGTTCGAGGGTGAGTACGACAGCTTCGGCGCGCACAACAACGCCATGTTGCGCCGTTTCCTCGACACCTTCGGCTTTGACTACGAGTTCGCCAGTGCGACCGAGTATTACAAGGCGGGCAAGTTCGATGCGATTCTGCTGAAGGCCGCGGAGAAGTATCAGGCGATCATGGATGTGATGCTGCCGACCCTGGGCGCCGAGCGCCAGGCGACCTACAGCCCGTTTTTGCCGATCTCTCCGACGTCGGGCCGGGTGCTCTACGTGCCGATGAAAGAGGTCAACGCCAAGGACGGGACCGTCACTTTCGAAGGCGAGGACGGCCGCGACATGACGCTTCCGATCACCGGCGGCAACGTGAAGCTGCAGTGGAAGCCCGATTTCGGCGCGCGCTGGGCAGCGCTCGATGTCGACTTCGAGATGTTCGGCAAGGATCATCTCGCGAACGCACCGATCTACGACCGGATCTGCGAGATCCTGGGCGGCACGGCGCCGGACCATTTCGTCTACGAACTGTTCCTGGACGAAAACGGCGAGAAGATCTCCAAGTCGAAGGGCAACGGCCTGACCATCGACGAGTGGCTGACGTATGCCTCGCCGGAGAGTTTGTCGCTGTACATGTTCCAGAAGCCCAGAAGCGCCAAGAAGCTGTATTTCGACGTGATCCCGAAGGCGGCGGACGAGTATTTCACCTTCGCGCAGAAGTACCCGGACCAGCCGGTCGAGCAGCAGCTCGGCAACCCGGTGTGGCACATTCATTCGGGCAATGTGCCGGCGATCGACATGCCGGTGCCCTTCGCCATGCTGCTCAACCTCGTCTCCGCCTCCAACGCGGAAAACAAGGATGTTCTGTGGGCCTTCATCTCGCGCTACGCGCCTGGCGAGACGCCTGAAACGAATCCGGAGCTGGACAGGCTGGTCGGCTACGCGATCCGCTATTTCGACGATTTCGTCATGCCGGCGAAGACCTTCAAGCAGCCCGACGAGGTCGAGCGCCAGGCGTTGAGCGATCTGGACGCCAAGCTGGCCTCGCTGCCCGCCGATGCGGACGGCGCGACCATCCAGGACGCGATCCTGGACGTGGCGCGGGCGATTGAGCGCTACCAGGATCCAAAGAAGACGGGGCCGGACGGCGGTCCCGGCGTTTCGGTCGTCTGGTTCTCCTCGCTCTACCAGCTGCTGCTGGGCCAGGAAAAGGGGCCGCGCTTCGGCTCCTTCGTGGCGCTCTACGGCATCGACGAGACCCGGGCGCTAATCGCCAAGTGTCTCGCCGGCGAGCTTGGCTAG
- a CDS encoding SGNH/GDSL hydrolase family protein translates to MRGPAEGGRFARLAAMASWLAFPVYAVQGIGVRLRTPRLLPARGALSGRFAGAGAEIRLLVVGESSAAAVGIARMEDGVAARVALELNRASGRPVFYRAAGFNGATAEQLRDHVAPHLEDGGWTHVLITVGVNDTKNFNSARRWSKGFGGLLFALRARFPEAAIYWTQILRMTEVPALPRPIADILEIRAQMVNRIAGGLCPERGAMVIPRMIGLTPEDFAPDGFHPSEKGFAGWAAHIAAHMDTDPAA, encoded by the coding sequence ATGCGCGGCCCGGCGGAAGGCGGCCGGTTCGCAAGGCTGGCCGCGATGGCATCGTGGCTGGCCTTTCCCGTCTATGCCGTGCAGGGCATCGGCGTGCGGCTGCGCACGCCGCGCCTGCTGCCCGCCCGCGGCGCGCTGTCGGGGCGCTTTGCCGGAGCGGGCGCCGAAATCCGGCTTCTCGTGGTGGGGGAATCGTCCGCGGCCGCGGTGGGCATCGCGCGCATGGAGGACGGCGTTGCCGCCCGCGTGGCGCTGGAGCTCAACCGGGCCAGCGGCCGGCCGGTGTTCTACCGCGCCGCAGGCTTTAACGGCGCCACCGCGGAGCAGTTGCGTGATCATGTGGCGCCGCATCTGGAAGACGGCGGCTGGACCCACGTGTTGATCACGGTCGGGGTCAACGACACCAAGAATTTCAATTCCGCGCGGCGCTGGAGCAAGGGCTTCGGCGGCCTGCTGTTCGCCTTGCGCGCACGGTTTCCGGAGGCCGCGATCTACTGGACGCAGATCCTGCGCATGACGGAGGTGCCGGCGCTGCCCCGTCCCATCGCCGATATCCTGGAAATCCGCGCGCAGATGGTGAACCGCATCGCCGGCGGCCTGTGCCCCGAACGCGGCGCGATGGTGATCCCGCGCATGATTGGGCTGACGCCCGAGGATTTCGCCCCCGACGGCTTCCACCCTTCCGAGAAGGGGTTCGCGGGCTGGGCGGCGCATATCGCCGCGCATATGGACACCGATCCCGCCGCTTGA
- the arsC gene encoding arsenate reductase (glutaredoxin) (This arsenate reductase requires both glutathione and glutaredoxin to convert arsenate to arsenite, after which the efflux transporter formed by ArsA and ArsB can extrude the arsenite from the cell, providing resistance.) produces MMGLTIWHNPRCSKSRQTLQLLRDRGVEPEIVEYLKDVPSEAEIRAVLGMLGIAPRALMRTGEAVYKELGLKDVADADALIAAMAAHPILIERPVVINNGKAALGRPPEDVLTIL; encoded by the coding sequence ATGATGGGCCTCACCATCTGGCACAATCCGCGCTGCTCCAAGTCGCGTCAGACGTTACAATTGCTGCGTGATCGCGGCGTCGAGCCGGAGATCGTCGAATATCTGAAGGACGTGCCGTCGGAGGCCGAGATTCGCGCCGTTCTGGGCATGCTCGGGATTGCGCCGCGCGCCCTGATGCGCACCGGCGAGGCCGTCTACAAGGAGCTCGGGCTCAAGGATGTTGCGGACGCGGACGCGCTGATTGCGGCGATGGCGGCGCACCCGATCCTCATCGAGCGCCCCGTGGTCATCAACAATGGCAAGGCGGCGCTCGGCCGGCCGCCGGAAGACGTGCTTACAATTCTGTAA
- a CDS encoding quinone-dependent dihydroorotate dehydrogenase — MIGGLVNALGRKALFNLDAETAHGLTVRALASGVVPMCPPRVDPRLAQRVFGLDFANPVGLAAGFDKNGEVPDAVLRMGFGSTEIGTVTPRPQAGNPRPRVFRAIADHGVVNRLGFNNEGHAVLRTRLEARKGRGGIIGVNVGANKDTADRAADYVAGIEAFADLASYFTVNVSSPNTPGLRDLQGRAALKELLGRVMQARDAKAGELGHSVPVLLKIAPDVDDDGIAGICEEVLAARVDGLIISNTTITRTGLTDKRLSAEAGGLSGRPLFRRSTVVLAKARKHVGPDLPIIGVGGVDSGETAWTKITAGATLLQLYTGLIYEGPGLIGRILDHLAAKLDEHGLESLSQAVGSNVDAWADAPVDFSGAA, encoded by the coding sequence ATGATCGGCGGGCTGGTGAATGCGCTCGGCCGCAAGGCGCTGTTCAATCTTGATGCGGAAACCGCGCACGGGCTGACCGTCAGGGCGCTCGCAAGCGGTGTCGTTCCCATGTGCCCGCCGCGCGTCGACCCGCGTCTGGCGCAGCGCGTGTTCGGTCTCGATTTCGCCAACCCGGTGGGGTTGGCCGCCGGTTTCGACAAGAACGGCGAGGTGCCTGACGCCGTCTTGCGGATGGGCTTCGGCTCCACCGAGATCGGTACCGTGACGCCGCGGCCCCAGGCGGGCAATCCCCGTCCGCGGGTGTTTCGCGCGATCGCCGATCACGGCGTCGTCAACCGGCTTGGCTTCAACAACGAAGGCCATGCGGTGCTGCGCACCCGGCTTGAGGCGCGCAAGGGGCGCGGCGGCATCATCGGCGTCAACGTGGGCGCCAACAAGGATACGGCCGACCGCGCCGCCGACTATGTGGCCGGCATCGAGGCCTTCGCGGATCTGGCGTCTTATTTCACGGTGAACGTATCCTCGCCCAACACCCCGGGATTGCGGGACCTTCAGGGGCGTGCGGCCCTGAAGGAGCTGCTCGGCCGGGTGATGCAGGCGCGGGATGCGAAGGCGGGCGAACTCGGCCATTCGGTGCCGGTGCTGCTGAAGATCGCGCCCGACGTCGATGATGACGGCATCGCGGGGATCTGCGAGGAGGTGCTCGCCGCGCGGGTCGATGGATTGATCATTTCCAACACGACGATCACCCGCACCGGCCTTACAGACAAGAGGCTCTCAGCGGAGGCCGGTGGCTTGTCCGGCCGCCCGCTGTTCCGGCGATCCACGGTGGTGCTGGCCAAGGCGCGCAAGCATGTCGGTCCGGACCTGCCGATCATCGGCGTCGGCGGCGTGGACTCAGGTGAGACAGCCTGGACCAAGATCACGGCAGGCGCCACCCTGCTGCAGCTCTACACCGGACTGATCTACGAGGGGCCGGGCCTGATCGGGCGCATCCTCGACCATCTCGCGGCAAAGCTTGATGAACATGGTCTCGAAAGCCTGTCACAGGCGGTTGGAAGCAACGTCGACGCCTGGGCGGATGCGCCGGTCGACTTCTCGGGAGCAGCATGA
- a CDS encoding tellurite resistance TerB family protein: MTETISHHHALIYTMVTISAADRTMTDSELLTIGDLVQTLPVFRDFESEALVETAENCGDMLQGDDGLDAVLDLIANSLPRKLYDTAYALAVEVAAADLHVEQEELRFLQLLRDKLDLDKLTVAAIEHSARVRHRVA; this comes from the coding sequence ATGACCGAGACAATTTCCCATCACCACGCCTTGATCTACACCATGGTGACGATATCCGCGGCCGACCGTACGATGACGGATTCCGAACTGCTGACGATCGGAGATCTGGTGCAGACCCTGCCGGTGTTCCGGGATTTCGAGAGCGAAGCGCTGGTCGAAACCGCGGAAAACTGCGGCGACATGCTGCAGGGTGACGACGGACTGGACGCCGTGCTCGATCTCATCGCCAACTCGCTGCCCAGGAAGCTTTACGATACGGCCTATGCGCTCGCCGTGGAGGTCGCCGCAGCCGATCTGCACGTGGAGCAGGAGGAGTTGCGCTTCCTCCAGTTGCTGCGCGACAAGCTCGATCTCGACAAGCTAACCGTTGCCGCCATCGAGCACAGCGCGCGGGTGCGTCACCGGGTCGCCTAA